One stretch of Schlesneria sp. DSM 10557 DNA includes these proteins:
- a CDS encoding helix-turn-helix domain-containing protein — protein MAPNKKYLSLEEAAAQLGIKTEDLIRLREKGEVRGFADRGTWKFKADDVAEYRRRRQPDSDPDLQIIDEFGDADDSSQQATVIRKGSLTNSDSDVRLVTDDFGKDKGILSGSSSDMPTISLNDSDSDVRLVEPIGSAAEGSDSDVSLFIPRSGSKSDSDSDVRMIDLPDPGKRPHAGMNSDSDVRLATTDSDIRLSSFSDSDSDVKLIGPKGGKDSDSDVTLLSKKGDVPGRGNAGQGDSDFNLIGSAKSDSVLHEGDDSSITLAGDSGIQLAGDSGIQLIGGGDSGIRLGASSGIRLGGADSGIRLDDDSGLQLQRPADSGISLEGADSGVRLADSGINLGDDSGIRMSPGSGKSFDLKSPGGKGKKADSSLKLKGSSAPASDELGDTSPMNLRELSDEDLGTTSPLLMPMDDDEADASDLEAFNASDTSELQALGDSDDNVVHFEDDDDAPPIAPKRKQKTVEESIFDDGESLEELEVSDHDLSGEEDIDDLAFDEDEDGYDDGFSAGSSQLGFGSSQKLALPQEVEWSAGYCALLFASVCVLAFGTCLSADLLRTVWAGSGDSAVYPGFVGMLASLWK, from the coding sequence ATGGCCCCGAACAAGAAGTATCTGAGCTTGGAAGAAGCCGCAGCTCAGCTCGGGATCAAAACGGAAGACCTGATCCGACTGCGGGAAAAGGGCGAAGTCAGAGGATTCGCCGACCGGGGAACGTGGAAATTCAAGGCCGACGATGTGGCGGAATATCGCCGTCGCCGGCAACCCGATTCGGATCCGGACCTCCAGATCATCGACGAGTTCGGGGATGCGGATGATTCCAGTCAACAGGCAACTGTGATTCGCAAGGGTTCACTAACAAACTCCGACAGCGATGTGCGACTGGTAACCGACGACTTCGGTAAGGATAAAGGAATCCTGTCCGGCAGCAGTTCGGATATGCCCACGATCAGTCTTAACGATTCCGACAGCGACGTCCGTCTGGTCGAGCCCATCGGTTCTGCCGCGGAGGGAAGTGACAGCGACGTTTCGTTGTTTATTCCTCGAAGTGGTTCAAAGTCCGATTCGGACAGTGACGTTCGGATGATCGATCTGCCCGACCCGGGGAAACGACCACACGCGGGAATGAATTCCGACAGCGATGTTCGTCTGGCGACGACCGATAGCGACATTCGGTTGTCGTCGTTCTCCGACAGCGATAGCGACGTGAAACTGATCGGCCCCAAGGGGGGCAAAGACAGTGATAGCGACGTTACTCTCCTGTCGAAGAAAGGGGACGTCCCGGGGCGTGGAAATGCTGGACAGGGCGATAGTGACTTTAACCTCATCGGTTCCGCCAAGTCAGACTCGGTACTGCACGAGGGAGACGATTCCTCGATCACGTTGGCTGGCGATAGCGGAATCCAGCTTGCCGGTGATAGCGGCATTCAGCTGATTGGTGGCGGAGATAGCGGCATTCGACTCGGGGCCAGCAGCGGAATCCGGCTCGGGGGAGCCGACAGCGGTATCCGGCTCGACGACGACAGTGGTTTGCAGCTTCAGCGACCCGCCGACAGCGGCATTTCACTCGAAGGAGCCGACAGCGGCGTCCGTCTGGCGGACAGCGGGATCAATCTTGGTGATGACAGCGGGATTCGAATGAGCCCCGGCAGCGGCAAGTCCTTTGATCTCAAATCTCCCGGTGGCAAAGGGAAGAAGGCCGACAGCAGCCTCAAGTTGAAAGGTTCATCGGCACCAGCCAGCGACGAGCTCGGCGATACCTCCCCGATGAACCTCAGGGAATTGAGTGACGAGGACCTCGGAACGACGTCCCCGCTATTGATGCCGATGGATGATGACGAAGCGGATGCTTCAGACTTGGAAGCCTTCAACGCCAGCGACACGTCTGAACTTCAGGCGTTAGGAGATTCTGACGACAACGTCGTCCACTTCGAAGATGATGACGACGCCCCTCCGATTGCGCCAAAGCGGAAGCAGAAGACCGTCGAAGAAAGTATTTTCGATGATGGTGAATCGCTCGAAGAGCTTGAGGTCTCAGATCATGACCTCAGCGGCGAAGAGGACATTGACGATCTGGCGTTTGATGAAGACGAAGACGGGTACGACGACGGATTCTCCGCTGGCTCCAGCCAGCTTGGGTTCGGTAGCTCGCAAAAACTGGCACTGCCCCAGGAGGTCGAGTGGAGTGCAGGATACTGCGCCCTGCTTTTTGCTTCCGTTTGTGTCCTCGCTTTTGGCACTTGCCTGTCCGCTGACCTGCTGAGAACCGTCTGGGCCGGATCGGGTGACTCAGCCGTCTATCCAGGATTCGTCGGAATGCTTGCTTCGCTCTGGAAATGA